The Candidatus Eisenbacteria bacterium genome has a segment encoding these proteins:
- a CDS encoding glycosyltransferase family 39 protein, giving the protein MKRAPFFLVLAIAAILYGWLLGVRWITPDEGAHLMDGRRILLDHVPVVDYAARMPLYCYILAASQAVFGHTLFAGRIVPLLATLLAGALVYRIAGRAGGEGTGTLGAILLLFSPLTIHYATVVQTQPLVMVFSLLAVAAAIRGGPLLFFAAGLSIGCAFYVRESALAALLALALFSLLYGGKRGLLRELFPLLGGFATLTALVALFYLRFMSPAEWWWSRLNPLAMPMEAARGVFTAASEAVSAPAYAAGLSGIRSGHSRPPSVEYLVVGFRFLLLPILAGVAGAVRGVRPVGEGEGEGEEGGVRRVVRVAALWLFTVALFYLYWFLVRGFYPGYFREFEPPLAVLGAIGVSRAFREAPPPTSAVVFAAASVTGALLIQGEVLPFWIEDYTLALASAVGFFFLSIRGDLGRGRWAAAAAGAAFILFLFFLLRRPPDGALRIGPYAGLLTGLLFLGGAWIVARTLDVRRVGARLLLALALFGLVYSAVYARNRGGVRFHAEWSPAVVERVGREVADHSDWGETVLSGAVIWEYLADRRPFHGIDHPLSLQSQEPYNERHLEVFEIFRRKPPAVVVIDGQTEKTYFRAPGLEALIRSTWAQTLRIDGPTPVEVWVRPPDADPPAPSSLSGATETPGTR; this is encoded by the coding sequence ATGAAGCGAGCGCCTTTCTTCCTCGTGTTGGCGATCGCAGCGATTCTATACGGATGGTTGCTCGGCGTCCGGTGGATCACGCCGGACGAAGGAGCCCATCTGATGGACGGCCGGCGCATCCTGCTCGACCATGTTCCCGTCGTGGATTACGCCGCCCGGATGCCGCTTTACTGTTACATCCTCGCCGCCTCCCAAGCCGTTTTCGGTCATACCCTTTTCGCAGGAAGGATCGTCCCTCTTTTGGCGACGCTGCTGGCGGGCGCGCTGGTGTATCGGATCGCCGGTCGGGCGGGTGGCGAAGGAACGGGAACGCTCGGAGCGATCCTCCTCCTCTTCTCGCCGCTCACCATCCATTACGCGACGGTGGTGCAGACCCAACCGCTGGTGATGGTTTTCTCCCTTCTCGCCGTGGCGGCGGCGATACGGGGCGGGCCGCTCTTGTTCTTCGCCGCCGGCCTTTCCATCGGTTGCGCGTTTTATGTTCGGGAATCGGCGCTGGCGGCGCTTCTCGCGCTGGCGCTCTTCTCTCTCCTCTATGGGGGGAAGCGGGGTCTTCTCCGCGAGCTGTTCCCCCTCCTCGGGGGCTTCGCGACGCTCACCGCGCTTGTCGCGCTCTTCTATCTGCGCTTCATGAGCCCGGCCGAGTGGTGGTGGTCCCGACTGAACCCTCTCGCCATGCCGATGGAGGCGGCGCGGGGGGTTTTCACCGCCGCGAGCGAGGCGGTGTCCGCACCCGCGTACGCCGCGGGTCTCTCGGGGATCCGTTCCGGACATTCCCGCCCGCCGAGCGTGGAATATCTCGTCGTCGGATTCCGTTTCCTTCTCCTGCCGATCCTGGCCGGAGTCGCCGGAGCGGTCCGAGGGGTCCGGCCCGTCGGGGAAGGAGAAGGAGAAGGGGAAGAGGGGGGTGTGCGCCGCGTGGTTCGTGTCGCCGCTCTCTGGCTCTTCACCGTCGCCCTCTTCTATCTGTATTGGTTCCTGGTTCGCGGTTTCTACCCCGGTTACTTCCGTGAGTTCGAGCCGCCTCTCGCCGTCTTGGGGGCGATCGGGGTCTCGCGCGCCTTCCGCGAGGCGCCTCCGCCCACGTCGGCGGTCGTCTTCGCCGCCGCGTCGGTAACCGGCGCGCTCTTGATCCAAGGAGAAGTCCTCCCCTTTTGGATCGAGGACTACACCCTCGCCCTCGCGTCGGCGGTCGGTTTCTTCTTTCTCTCGATCCGCGGCGATCTCGGCCGGGGTCGGTGGGCGGCCGCGGCGGCGGGCGCCGCGTTCATCCTCTTTCTCTTCTTTCTCCTTCGTCGCCCGCCGGATGGGGCGCTCCGAATCGGGCCGTACGCGGGGCTTCTTACCGGTCTCCTCTTCCTCGGCGGCGCATGGATCGTCGCGCGCACCCTCGATGTCCGGCGGGTGGGCGCTCGGCTGCTCCTCGCCCTCGCCCTCTTCGGACTGGTTTACTCGGCGGTCTATGCGCGGAACAGAGGAGGCGTCCGGTTCCACGCCGAGTGGTCTCCGGCCGTGGTCGAGCGGGTCGGGCGGGAAGTGGCGGATCATTCCGACTGGGGCGAGACGGTTCTCTCCGGCGCGGTGATCTGGGAGTATCTCGCCGACAGGCGTCCCTTCCACGGCATCGATCATCCCCTCTCCCTGCAGAGCCAGGAACCGTACAATGAGCGGCACCTCGAGGTGTTCGAGATCTTCCGCAGGAAACCTCCCGCGGTGGTGGTGATCGACGGGCAGACCGAGAAGACCTATTTCCGCGCCCCCGGCCTCGAAGCGTTGATCCGGTCGACCTGGGCGCAGACCCTGCGGATCGACGGCCCCACTCCCGTCGAGGTGTGGGTCCGGCCGCCCGATGCGGATCCTCCCGCCCCGTCCTCACTTTCCGGGGCGACCGAGACCCCCGGCACAAGATAG
- the sat gene encoding sulfate adenylyltransferase, with product MAQIRAHGGRLVNRIAEGKERESLLEKVGSLPRIQLNEREVSDLEMIAIGAMSPLEGFMTREDYISVLDLKRFAKGLPWTIPVVLAVKEGDGDAYREGEKIALVGTGGEVLGVLDLEEKYRVDKLQEAEKILLTSDESHPGVQYLQSITDTYLGGPITLLQRPKHKRFENFRLDPIETRVLFKAKGWETVVAFQTRNPIHRAHEYLQKCALEIVDGLLVHPLVGATRSEDIPAEVRMDCYQALFENYYPSTRTALSIFPAAMRYAGPREAVFHALVRKNYGCSHFIVGRDHAGVGSFYGTYDAHYIFRDFDRYEIDITPMFFDHAFFCKKCGNMASSKTCPHGSEDHVFLSGTKVREMLGRGERPPVEFTRPEVAEILMNHYQNRDKEQNA from the coding sequence ATGGCACAGATACGCGCGCACGGAGGCAGATTGGTCAATCGGATCGCCGAGGGGAAAGAACGGGAGTCCCTCCTGGAGAAGGTCGGTTCCCTTCCGCGAATCCAGCTGAACGAACGGGAGGTCTCGGACCTGGAGATGATCGCCATCGGGGCGATGAGCCCCCTCGAGGGTTTCATGACCCGCGAAGACTACATCTCCGTGCTCGACCTGAAACGATTCGCGAAGGGTCTCCCCTGGACCATCCCGGTGGTTTTAGCGGTGAAAGAGGGGGACGGCGACGCATACCGGGAGGGGGAGAAGATCGCCCTCGTCGGCACGGGGGGCGAGGTGCTCGGCGTCCTCGACCTGGAGGAGAAGTACCGCGTCGACAAACTACAGGAGGCGGAGAAGATCCTCCTCACGAGCGATGAGTCGCATCCCGGCGTGCAGTACCTCCAGTCGATCACGGACACCTACCTCGGAGGGCCGATCACCCTGCTTCAGCGGCCCAAGCATAAACGCTTCGAAAATTTCCGCCTCGATCCGATCGAGACGCGGGTGCTCTTCAAGGCGAAAGGTTGGGAGACGGTGGTCGCCTTCCAGACGCGGAACCCGATCCACCGCGCCCACGAATATCTACAGAAATGCGCCCTCGAGATCGTGGACGGCCTCTTGGTCCACCCCCTCGTCGGCGCGACGCGCAGCGAGGACATTCCGGCGGAGGTGCGCATGGATTGCTACCAGGCGCTCTTCGAGAACTACTACCCCTCCACCCGGACCGCCCTTTCCATCTTCCCGGCGGCGATGCGTTACGCCGGTCCGAGGGAAGCGGTCTTCCACGCCTTGGTCCGCAAGAACTACGGCTGCTCCCATTTCATCGTCGGCCGGGACCACGCCGGGGTGGGCTCCTTCTATGGAACGTACGACGCCCATTACATCTTCCGGGATTTCGATCGCTACGAGATCGACATCACCCCGATGTTCTTCGACCACGCCTTCTTCTGCAAAAAGTGCGGTAACATGGCGTCGTCCAAGACCTGCCCCCACGGCAGCGAAGACCACGTCTTCCTGAGCGGCACGAAAGTGCGGGAGATGCTCGGCCGCGGCGAGAGGCCGCCGGTGGAGTTCACCCGTCCCGAAGTCGCCGAGATCCTGATGAACCACTACCAGAATCGCGACAAGGAGCAGAACGCATGA
- a CDS encoding CopG family transcriptional regulator yields MKENRVTIKIPRPLYRRVSQVVQGSGFSSPTDFIVFVLRDLLGEKGVFEEPEEFSPEELRSIRRKLKNLGYLD; encoded by the coding sequence ATGAAAGAGAACCGAGTCACCATTAAGATTCCGCGTCCGCTTTACCGCAGGGTCAGCCAGGTGGTGCAGGGATCGGGTTTCAGTTCGCCGACGGACTTCATCGTTTTCGTGCTGCGGGACCTTTTGGGAGAGAAGGGAGTGTTTGAAGAACCGGAGGAATTCTCCCCGGAGGAGTTGCGCAGCATCCGCAGAAAACTCAAGAACCTGGGTTATTTGGATTAG